Proteins encoded together in one Camelina sativa cultivar DH55 chromosome 9, Cs, whole genome shotgun sequence window:
- the LOC104713025 gene encoding protein STRICTOSIDINE SYNTHASE-LIKE 11-like isoform X1: MFHVMHQRNRMLQTQRVFIFCCLLILFSSHSLVSALQTFQKIPLPPQITGPEAFAFDPQGGGPYTGVSGGKILKYQGPTLGFTEFAYILPIANKSLCEKAIGTFLGNICGRPVGLAFNEKTGDLYIADAYLGLYVVSYRGGLAKRLADSAAGVPFRFLDGLDVDPVTGMVYFTSFSTRFGPSQLVLAVAVKDTSGRLFRYDPKTKTVTVLLSGLSGSAGCAVSSDGGFVLVGEFLRNRILRYWIKGPKANTFEIFVPSIPGPDNIRRTESGDFWVASNSVKLIVVPTEPSAVKISSDGEILQHMPLGEYYGDTLVSEVNEYKNVVYLGTLTTTFVGNL, encoded by the exons ATGTTTCATGTGATGCATCAACGAAACAGAATGTTGCAAACACAAAGAGTCTTCATCTTCTGCTGTTTGCTAATTCTCTTCTCATCTCATTCCCTTGTCTCCGCTCTCCAAACCTTCCAGAAGATTCCGCTGCCACCTCAAATAACTGGACCCGAAGCTTTCGCATTCGATCCTCAGGGTGGAGGACCTTATACCGGAGTCTCCGGAGGCAAGATCCTGAAATACCAAGGACCAACACTTGGCTTTACAGagtttgcttatattttacCAATCGC GAACAAGTCACTATGTGAGAAAGCTATTGGGACTTTTCTTGGTAACATTTGTGGTAGACCGGTCGGTTTAGCTTTCAATGAGAAAACCGGAGATTTATACATAGCTGATGCATATTTGGGTTTGTATGTGGTTTCATACCGCGGTGGCCTAGCCAAACGCCTAGCCGATAGTGCAGCCGGGGTTCCTTTCCGGTTCCTTGACGGTTTAGATGTAGATCCGGTTACTGGTATGGTTTACTTCACATCTTTCAGCACAAGATTTGGCCCCAg TCAGCTTGTCTTGGCGGTTGCTGTAAAAGATACGTCGGGGAGGCTCTTTAGGTACGATCCAAAGACTAAAACCGTCACCGTTTTGTTAAGCGGATTAAGTGGCTCCGCCGGCTGCGCTGTGAGCTCTGACGGAGGGTTCGTTCTGGTGGGAGAGTTCTTGAGGAATCGGATCTTGAGGTATTGGATCAAGGGTCCAAAAGCCAACACGTTTGAGATTTTCGTACCGTCGATCCCGGGTCCGGACAACATAAGGAGAACCGAAAGTGGAGATTTCTGGGTCGCATCAAACTCCGTGAAGCTTATAGTGGTGCCCACGGAACCATCAGCTGTGAAAATCAGTTCCGACGGTGAGATTCTCCAGCATATGCCTCTCGGGGAATATTACGGAGATACGTTAGTCAGTGAAGTTAATGAATATAAAAACGTTGTTTACTTGGGAACACTCACGACCACTTTTGTTGGTAATTTGTAA
- the LOC104713024 gene encoding serine protease SPPA, chloroplastic: MAKLLLLHAPHVVPRFSSGTRSLISASALYRRPLLLNPQFSHIGPRLRSPYNRRFSARAFDDSSASSSAEMEKEKQDQLRDGRDEDYPTGETEYVDRNAWESFVVKLRMLFAYPWQRVRKGSVLTMTLRGQISDQLKSRFNSGLSLPQLSENFLKAAYDPRIAGVYLHIEPLSCGWGKVEEIRRHILDFKKSGKFIVGYIDICGLKEFYLGCACNELYAPPSAYSFLYGLTVQASFLGGVFEKVGIQPQVQRIGKYKSAGDQLSRKSISEENYEMLSVLLDNIYANWLDGVSDSTGKKREDVESFINQGVYEIEKLKEEGLIKDIRYDDEVISMLKERLGVEKDKKLPTVDYKKYSGVRKWTLGLSGGRDQIAIIRAGGSISRVKGPLSTPGSAIIAEQLIEKIRSVRESKKYKAAIIRIDSPGGDALASDLMWREIKLLAETKPVIASMSDVAASGGYYMAMAANTIVAENLTLTGSIGVVTARFTLAKLYEKIGFNKETISRGKYAELLGAEERPFKPEEAELFEKSAQHAYQLFRDKAALSRSMPVEKMEEFAQGRVWTGKDAHSRGLVDALGGLSRAIAIAKQKANIPLDRKVTLVELSRPSTSLPDILSGIGSSVIGVDRTLKGLLDELTITEGVQARMDGIMFQQLGQDSSATRIIDLLKDYLSSLR, encoded by the exons atggcgaagctacttcttcttcacgcACCTCATGTAGTTCCAAGATTTAGCAGCGGAACTAGGTCACTTATCTCCGCGTCGGCTTTATACAGAAGACCTCTCCTCTTGAATCCCCAATTCTCACATATCGGACCTCGTCTTCGTTCTCCGTACAATCGGAGATTCTCGGCTCGTGCTTTCGACGATTCATCTGCTTCTTCCTCGGCGGAGATGGAGAAAGAGAAGCAGGATCAGCTACGGGATGGAAGAGATGAGGACTATCCGACCGGAGAAACGGAGTATGTGGATAGGAACGCCTGGGAGAGTTTTGTCGTGAAGCTGCGGATGTTATTTGCTTATCCATGGCAGCGTGTTCGTAAGGGAAGCGTCTTGACCATGACATTGCGCGGCCAG ATCTCTGATCAGCTAAAGAGTCGTTTCAATTCTGGCCTTTCTCTGCCGCAACTCTCAGAAAATTTCTTGAAAGCAGCATATGATCCTCGTATTGCTGGAGTCTACCTTCACATTGAGCCTTTGAGTTGTGGGTGGGGTAAGGTTGAAGAAATTCGAAGGCATAtattggattttaaaaaatcag GTAAATTCATTGTTGGATATATCGACATATGTGGATTAAAGGAATTCTATCTTGGCTGTGCATGCAACGAGCTCTATGCCCCGCCTAGTGCCTATTCCTTTCTGTATGGTTTGACTGTTCAAGCATCTTTTCTTGGAG GTGTCTTCGAGAAAGTGGGGATTCAACCTCAAGTACAAAGGATTGGCAAATACAAAAGTGCTGGAGATCAGCTTTCCCGCAAAAGTATATCTGAGGAAAATTATGAGATGCTGAGCGTGCTTCTTGATAACATTTATGCAAATTGGCTGGATGGTGTTTCTGACTCAACAG GAAAAAAGCGAGAAGATGTTGAAAGTTTCATCAATCAAGGAGTTTACGAAATTGAAAAGCTAAAGGAAGAGGGGCTGATAAAGGATATCCGGTATGATGATGAG GTTATATCGATGCTGAAAGAGAGGCTTGGAGTcgaaaaagacaaaaagcttCCTACTGTTGATTACAA GAAATACTCAGGTGTTAGGAAGTGGACTCTTGGTCTAAGTGGCGGTCGAGACCAAATAGCTATTATTAGAGCAGGGGGGAGCATTTCTCGGGTTAAGGGTCCGCTAAGCACTCCTGGTTCAGCTATCATAGCAGAACAACTAATTGAGAAGATCCGCAGTGTAAGAG AGTCCAAAAAATATAAGGCTGCCATCATCCGAATTGATAGCCCAGGAGGCGATGCTCTCGCTTCCGATTT AATGTGGAGGGAGATTAAACTACTGGCCGAAACAAAACCCGTCATCGCGTCAATGTCAGATGTGGCAGCAAGTGGAGGCTACTACATGGCAATGGCTGCAAACACCATTGTTGCAGAAAATTTGACTTTAACTGGATCAATTGGAGTTGTCACAG CAAGATTTACCTTGGCCAAATTATACGAGAAGATTGGATTCAACAAGGAAACTATATCTAGAGGAAAATATGCTGAGCTCCTGGGGGCTGAGGAAAGACCTTTTAA GCCAGAGGAAGCAGAACTGTTTGAGAAGTCTGCACAGCATGCATACCAGCTTTTCCGAGATAAAGCAGCCTTATCTAGATCGATGCCT GTCGAAAAGATGGAAGAATTTGCACAAGGCAGAGTCTGGACCGGTAAGGATGCTCATTCTCGTGGTCTAGTAGATGCACTCGGTGGGCTGTCCCGAGCTATAGCCATCGCTAAGCAGAAAGCTAATATTCCTCTTGATAGGAAG GTAACTCTTGTTGAGCTTTCAAGACCTTCTACATCACTACCAGATATCTTAAGCGGTATAGGAAGCTCAGTGATTGGAGTTGACAGAACATTAAAAGGACTGCTCGATGAATTAACAATCACGGAAGGAGTTCAAGCTCGAATGGATGGAATCATGTTTCAGCAACTAGGCCAAGATTCTTCAGCAACTCGCATCATTGATTTGCTTAAAGATTACCTCAGCTCTCTCCGATGA